The Coccidioides posadasii str. Silveira chromosome 3, complete sequence genome contains a region encoding:
- the VMA4 gene encoding V-ATPase V1 sector subunit E (BUSCO:457544at4751~EggNog:ENOG410PJA9~COG:C~BUSCO:13741at33183), with the protein MSQSHALSDDQVAGELRKMTAFIKQEALEKAREIQIKADEEFAIEKSKLVRQETAAIDTLYEKKFKQAAMSQQITRSTLANKSRLRVLSAKQAVLDELFERARESLSVVLEEGQRNKAKEKERKEYGEVLKGLVLEGLYALNENKIQVRARKKDYDAVKKAGKEAAKEFEEKVGKEVSVELDESEPLPEASAGGVIIVGGGGKIEIINTFEERLRLLESDALPVVRELLFGKNENRKFYD; encoded by the exons ATGTCACAAAGCCATGCACTATCCGACGACCAG GTCGCGGGCGAGCTCCGCAAAATGACCGCGTTCATAAAACAAGAAGCCCTAGAAAAGGCCCGTGAGATCCAAATCAAAGCCGACGAAGAATTTGCCATTGAAAAGTCCAAGCTCGTCCGCCAGGAGACTGCCGCCATCGACACCCTCTACGAAAAGAAGTTCAAACAGGCCGCTATGTCTCAGCAGATCACTCGCTCGACGCTCGCGAATAAGAGTCGCCTGCGTGTTTTGTCTGCGAAACAGGCTGTGCTGGATGAGCTGTTTGagcgagcgagagagagCCTGAGTGTTGTCTTGGAGGAGGGCCAAAGAAACAAGGCCAAGGAAAAGGAGAGGAAAGAGTACGGGGAGGTTTTGAAGGGCTTGGTGCTCGAAGGACTGTATGCATTGAACGAGAATAAGATTCAGGTTCGGGCGCGAAAGAAAGATTATGACGCGGTCAAGAAGGCTGGCAAGGAGGCGGCCAAAGAGTTCGAAGAGAAAGTTGGCAAGGAGGTTTCTGTGGAACTTGACGAGAGTGAGCCACTTCCGGAAGCATC CGCGGGTGGTGTTATCATCGTCGGCGGCGGGGGCAAGATCGAGATCATCAATACTTTCGAAGAGCGGCTTAGGCTCCTTGAATCAGACGCGCTTCCGGTGGTTCGAGAATTGCTGTTCGGCAAGAACGAAAACCGGAAATTCTACGATTGA
- a CDS encoding uncharacterized protein (EggNog:ENOG410PN1K~BUSCO:3606at33183), translating into MAKERTIASYFTTSTGASKAADNTPSPPSSPLSPCPSNISSQTFSSPTKPPPRQSPLKNTLTSRLSLSNDGPTICNPKPPPSSQHTSSGTSFGSSQRVVKDGQVVVTGTDGEDTESIYSFGSDDDLCRKLLGSGSPLRPSEKKGTSQIPTTPPGYKFSLEDLVTHAVDDRETEANISRLRLSFKGPGENSGPSKVNRTPKQRSRMFRDSILASAVGEDTNTETMQRLKAAVDRTEAVDQGKTWSFFEDTISSVPPPKFPEKSVAPGSWESVLTGEYLPETRERAFFSGLVGESLSGNTLPDEIFIWIFHACTTEPRNEVRFAYCSAIKVAPAKRVSSLIHSTHIEQLFRNLGARQDALSIQDVVMPDFHALSRPKPKDYKYLLSALDVIDGIASKLNNDARDYALKVALRLTLDETSMRDCFVSAATQRAITSLLGEGVLLTDLALYELSVVLYNTIKDPALQSQLLKHISPATPKVALLRCRLAAAFFFEDKAFLDKPAELVFDLKRMTIRLQDDRFKIHRSTPTGQEPLDYWELSAITSILDVAIGSGTAEKSFPNKESEAKFNRDVDKLAEQIKVIFTAIKDTGASHLKRTEAKEYLQALHYRLIYGVRTKPRPKVSWFVPSKSGGVADESWSGIKKSGNLMDRFLSRGKDNDSNDGDLSDQATDMRL; encoded by the exons ATGGCAAAAGAGCGGACGATTGCCAGCTACTTCACGACCTCCACAGGTGCATCCAAAGCTGCCGATAACACTCCAAGCCCACCCTCCTCCCCGCTCAGCCCTTGTCCATCGAATATCTCCTCACAGACCTTCTCGTCGCCCACAAAGCCGCCGCCACGGCAAAGTCCGCTGAAGAATACACTTACCTCGCGGCTTTCACTCTCAAACGATGGGCCCACTATCTGCAACCCAAAACCACCCCCTTCATCACAGCACACGTCCTCTGGGACAAGCTTCGGGAGCTCTCAGCGAGTGGTCAAGGATGGTCAGGTTGTTGTGACCGGTACTGATGGAGAAGATACTGAATCCATCTATTCCTTCGGGTCTGATGATGACCTCTGCCGAAAACTTCTGGGCTCGGGAAGTCCGTTGCGTCCGTCTGAAAAGAAGGGAACCAGCCAAATACCTACGACACCGCCCGGATATAAGTTCTCCCTAGAAGATTTGGTTACCCACGCCGTAGACGATAGGGAAACTGAAGCCAATATATCAAGATTGAGACTCTCTTTTAAAGGCCCGGGAGAGAACAGTGGCCCAAGCAAGGTCAATAGAACCCCAAAGCAACGAAGCAGGATGTTTCGCGATAGTATTTTGGCGTCGGCCGTCGGCGAAGATACAAACACGGAGACAATGCAACGGCTAAAAGCCGCAGTTGATAGGACAGAAGCAGTCGACCAAGGGAAGACCTGGTCTTTTTTCGAGGACACAATCTCGTCTGTGCCTCCACCGAAATTTCCTGAAAAGTCAGTTGCTCCAGGCTCCTGGGAGTCCGTTCTAACAGGCGAGTATC TCCCTGAGACGCGCGAGAGGGCGTTTTTCTCCGGTTTAGTCGGAGAATCATTATCCGGCAACACGCTTCCTGACGAAATTTTTATCTGGATCTTTCATGCCT GTACAACGGAACCTCGCAATGAGGTCCGATTCGCTTACTGCAGTGCCATCAAA GTGGCGCCGGCAAAACGCGTATCGTCTCTTATACATTCCACTCATATTGAACAGTTGTTCCGCAATCTAGGAGCCCGGCAAGATGCTCTCTCAATTCAAGATGTCGTCATGCCCGATTTCCATGCTTTAAGCC GTCCCAAGCCGAAGGACTATAAATATCTCTTGTCTGCTCTCGATGTTATAGACGGTATAGCATCAAA GCTAAATAACGATGCGCGCGATTATGCTTTGAAAGTCGCTCTGCGCCTCACACTTGATGAAACCTCTATGCGCGATTGCTTTGTGTCCGCAGCAACTCAACGGGCAATAACATCTCTTCTAGGAGAGGGTGTCTTACTTACAGATTTAGCT CTTTACGAACTCTCTGTTGTCCTGTATAACACAATTAAAGACCCCGCACTCCAAAGCCAACTATTAAAGCACATATCCCCAGCGACGCCAAAGGTAGCGCTGTTGCGATGCCGTTTAGCAGCTGCGTTCTtttttgaagataaagcctTCCTTGATAAGCCAGCGGAGCTAGTATTCGATTTAAAGCGAATGACGATCCGGTTGCAGGACGACCGGTTCAAAATACACCGTTCAACGCCCACAGGACAAGAACCGCTGGACTACTGGGAGCTTAGTGCTATCACATCCATCCTAGATGTTGCAATTGGCTCCGGGACAGCCGAGAAGTCTTTTCCGAACAAAGAGAGCGAAGCCAAATTCAATCGAGATGTGGACAAGCTAGCAGAGCAAATTAAAGTCATATTCACGGCGATCAAGGACACAGGAGCTTCACATCTAAAACGGACGGAAGCAAAAGAGTATCTGCAGGCCCTTCATTATCGTCTGATATATGGCGTTCGAACAAAGCCACGTCCAAAGGTTTCTTGGTTTGTGCCCTCCAAGAGTGGAGGTGTGGCTGACGAGTCCTGGAGTGGAATTAAGAAGAGTGGAAATCTAATGGACAGGTTTTTGTCCCGCGGGAAAGATAACGATTCCAATGATGGCGACCTCTCCGACCAGGCTACTGATATGCGACTATGA